The DNA region TACAGGTTCCGCAGGCGCTGCTGGCCAAACACCACCGCCAACTTCAGCACCTTGGAGCCCACGCCCGGCACCTCGATATGGGCAATGTACAACCCGCTGGCCACCGGCAAAAAGTTCTCGTTGCGCAGGTCCCAATCATGAGTCGGTTGCGGGCTGTCATGCTCGATGGTCTGGATGAGGTCACCTGCCAGGTTGAAGATGCGAATAGTACACTTTTCCGGCAGGTTGATGAACCTGACGTGCTCCTGATGGAGCGTACGCTCCTCGATGTTGTGCGCCAAGTAGGGGTTGGGGTAGACGTTGATGATGTCCAGACGCTTCTTGGCGTCGGAGACGACGTTGCGTTCCACCCCCTTGATGCTGAAGGTCCACTCGTCCTCGCCAGGCATCACCGGCGGCGGGAACTTCAGCCGCACCACGTCACCGGTCTGCCATTGGACATCGGCGTTATACACGAACATCCAGGTGGCATTCTTGTCCTGGCCCGTGTAACCGCAGTTGTGCACCGAGTCGTTGTACTCGGTCCAGAAAATGAACACCGTGCACTTCCCGCGTGGCGACCACGTGGCAACAAAGCCAGAGTCGGTGCCCACGAACAACGTGTCGGCAATCTTCTGGGCGTTATCGCAGAAGGCAGAGTTCACCTGTACACCCCGCGTGACGTCCCAGACCTCGAAAGGCACGCGCACCGTGAACGGGTCGCGCGACACACCCCGCTTGGGGTTCTTGGGGTGCATGAGCATAAAGTTGGCCGGGTCGCCGAAGCCGTACAGCAAGGTCGACAGCGAACCGCCGGAGAGCACCTCGCCCAGCGAGTCCACCTTGCCGGTGAAACGGATCTCGATGGTGTTGCCCATGAACCTTGGGTCGGTGGTACCCTTCTTGAACGGCCCATGTATTGCCTTGTTGCTCAGCGATTTGCCCTGCTGGTACGGACCGGTGAGCGAGGTGAGCATGGTGCTATGGCTGGTGGGGGTCACCACCTCAGCCAACCAGGTCTTGCGGTCCTTGGGCTGGGTAAAGTCCAGCCGCCCGGCGATGTAAAAGTCCAGGGGTGCGCCCACCAGCGTCGAGTGGCTGATGTCCTTGTCGATGGTCTTGGTGGCCTCCACAGGCTTCACATGCTCGTAACCCGACACGACCTGCCCGTTGCGGTAAAGCGTCCATGTACAGTCGGGGTTGACCGTCACCTTGTAGTCGGCCGTGGTGACCCGCAGCGGGTCAACCAGTTGCACCCACCACTCGTAGGTCAGCGGGTCGGCGTTCCCCTTCGAGTGCGTCACCGGCACCTCTTCAAAGTCCTCGTGGCTCACCACCGTTCCGGGCTGCGGCTGGTGCGGCGTCACCGTCAACACATTCTTGGAGCTCTCCAGAATCTTCGGTACACCCTTGACGCCAAAGCCATAGGCGGTGACGCACACGTAGTAGTTGCGCCCGTTCGCCAGGCGGAATCCTTCGTAATCCCTCTCCAAGGTGTAGCTATAGCTCAAACCGAGGTCGGCACCATAGGCTGACGGGAGTTGGAGAACAAATCCCGTGTTCGGGTCGTACTCCTCGTCCAGCACCGACATGACGCCATTTGCAACATCGTAGGTGGCCAGCCGCGTCCACGGACCGCCCGCCGAGGCGCCGATGTAGACGTTGTAACCTTCAAAGTCGTAGCCGAATTCCGTATAATTCTCGGCCTCTTTGCCCCAGGTAAGGAGTACCTTACGGTCCAGCGGCGTGACCAGCACCTCGGGCGCACGTGGCGGGCTGGGCACCTCGAAGCCCTTGTCGTAGGCTGCCTGGGCAAACTTGTCGTAGAAACGCAGCACCTCGATGCTGGACAGACGGTTGTTGCCTTGGCCAATCATCATACCGGCCACCACCACCTGAGTGTCACCCTTGGCCAAGGTGAATGGCCCGGACGAGATAAGGATGCGGATGTCCTGAGGCGGGGCCTCCATGGTGGACAGCCAGCCCGTTCCCCGCACCGGGTCGCCAGTGTTGAGGAAGGTGGTGACCTGGCCGGTGGTCGGGTCGACCCACGGCGAACCGTCAGACTTCAGGCCCGCAAGATAGTTGTACAACTCCTCGGCCCCCTCAGCCGAGTAACGAGGGTCACGGTAAATTGGATGCGGGTTGTAGTATTTTACGAAGGCAGTAGCATCCAGGAGCTTCTTGTTTGGGTACACGCTCCCGTCCGGAAGCTTCACCGTATCGCCCGGGGAAGGCACCATTGGTCCCCGGAAAAAGTCGAAGCCCAACGCGGGTGGCCGATCCCCGTAGGTAGCGTCAATAGGATCGCCGTTGTAGACGTACGCCATGCCTCGTTCGAGGTCGTACCCGATCAAGTCGTCATTGGCATCGCCCAGGTCTACATCCGACCACACGCCTATGTAGGCCTGCTGCAAATGGTCCGCGCCCTTGTTCACAATGGTGTACTGAAAGAACACCACGTTACCCAGCGCGCCCGGTCGGTCGAAAGCAAAGACCAACAGGTGCAGCTCAATACCGATGGGCAGGGTGTGGTAGGCGATGTTGTGCATATTGACGTCCATGTCGTTCATCACGGCATAGAGCTGCTCGTCGCCATACCACTTGATGCTGCCATCGGGATTCACCGGGGCGCCCTGATCCACCGGCCATGCGCTCCACGGGTCGATATCCAATGGCGCATAGCCATTGGGGTAGTCCTTGTGGACCTTGTACACGCGGTACTTGGGATCGGCGGGATTGTCTGGGGTGCCGTCCGGCAGTATCAACCCCGGCTGGTACTCCACGTTATAGTCCGCGCAGGCGGTCCTTGTAGCGCCGCCCACCTTGCCGGCGATCCAGATCCCGGCAGCGTAGCAGGCGTACTTGCCGGTGCCTTTGGGCCACTCCAGGTCCGAGTTGCCGGTGATGGGGTGGCGGGTAAAGGTGCCGTTGTTCATCACCGATGCCCGGATCTGGTTGACATCAATGTACTTGCAATGGTCCTTGATCATGGACTTGCTCAGCCGACTGGTGGCGGTGCTCTTGGCCACTGCCGCACTCTGGCCAAACAGCAACACCGCGAGCGCCGCAACCAGGATGGCGACCGTCGCTCTCTTCATCGTGACTCCTCCTCCACAAGACCAACAGCGTACCTGCTGTGCACTTGAGCCACCTCGTCACACACTCTGCTGGGCTGGCCAGGGGCTCGCCTCCATAAAAGGAGGTGAGCCCGAGCGCTCTCAATAGTCGATCATCACGCCGAAGCGGAGGATGCGCGGCGTGGCCAAGTTCGTCGCGCCGGCACCGCTCAGGGCCTTCTTGGCGTAGTAGAGGCCCTTTTCGCCATAGATCCGCGCCCACGACTTGCCGTCCTCGGTCAGGAACCAGCCGTTGTCGTGCGGCTGGCCAGTCTGCCGGTAGACGCCGGTGACATTCTTGCGGTTGAACAGGTTGTAGACCCAAATGTAGGGGCGGATCTTGAAGCGTGCCACCTCTACCGTCTTGTCTACCTTTAGGTCAACCCGGTAGTACCACGGCATCACCGAGGAGTTCAATGCCTCCAACGGCCGGGGCGCGTTCTGCGCGAACAGCCCGCCCGGACCCGGCTCGATCTTGGTGTAGCGGCTGCCGCTGTGCATGGTGAACAGCACATTGGCGCCCACGTTTGCCAGAGGCCGGATCCCGAAAAGCATCGGGCCATCGTCCTTGGTCAGACGGAAATCGATGTTGGCATTGCCCACATGGTCCTGGTTCTGCGCCAAGGGCGTGATGATGGTCGGGAAGCGCAGGTTCTGGTCTTGCCAGGCAATGTCAAAGTGGTCGCGGCTGCTGGAGCCGGTGCCCATGGCCTTGGAGTAGGTGTAGTCCAAAGTGGCCGCGATGCGCTTGGTGCGCCGCAGGTTGAGCGCAAAGGTCACGCCGGTGGTAGTGCCAAAGTCGATGTTACGCAACTCGTAGAACGCACCGTAGCCCAGGCCAGGCTCAGGCAACGTCACGCGGATCTGAATGTAGTCGCGAATGTCCTTGTAGAACACCGTGGCCATCAAGCTGGCGTTGTCGCCCATCTGCTGCTTGAGGCCGACTTCGTACTGCGTGGTCTGCTCCGGCTTCAGATTCGGGTTGGGCATGGTGCGCGCGTTGCCACCCTGCAAGAAGCGCCCCACCAGGCCGTGGCTGTCGTACAGATCGAACATCTGCGGCAGTTGTACGAACTTGCCAAACTGCGCATGGAAGACCGTACGGTCCGTGACCGGGAACGACCACCCCAAGCGCGGGCTCACCTTCCAATACTGCCGCTCCGGGCCAAAGCTCGCATCGTCCACCAGGGTCCAGGCGTTTAAAATAAGCCGACGTGGATCCTTGTAGCTGAGCGTGCCGGTGGTCAGATAGTCCACCCGCACGCCGGCGTTGAGGATGAGGTCCTTGAGCTCAATCTTGTCTTGCAGGTAGAATGCCGCCCGCACCGGGTGTTTCGGCGCGTCATGGCCGTTCACCTTGCCGATCTGCCCCTGGTCGTTGGTCGCATCGTACCAGGTGTCCTTGGTCGTCGGGTTGCCCCAGATGTCGTAGCCATAGTAGGTGATGTTGCTGCGGTAGATGTCATAGTCGGTTTGCGTGTTGCTCGGGTCAACCTCCCGGTCATGGAGCGCCTTGGAGATGGCAAAGGCTGGGTTGACGTACCGCCGGATGGTGTAGTAGTTGTACTCGAAACCGGTCTTCATCTCGTTCCAGTTGTTGAACTGCCAGACCAAGTCAAACTTTGGCCCATAGTTCACCTGCTCATTCTTGCCGTACCCGGAGGTCACCAACCCGGTAGGCTGCAGAGTGAGAAGACCGTACAGGCTCAGGGTGTAGGTCAGGCCCCAGCCGCGCAGCACCGTGTTGCCATCTGGGCCGACGTTGTACTGCGGGTCGGCGTACTTCCAGTACTCATCCCATAAGTCTGGGTCGCCCCACTCCTGGAACCATTTGAAGTAACCGAAGTTGGCGGTATAGAACAGCCGTGGATTGACCTGATGCGTCAGGTTGACGTAGTACCGCTGGTTCTTGGAGATGGTGACGCCGTTCTTCTTGTAGTTGACGATGTTGCCCCAGGTGGCACCACCCTGCTCGCGGTCCCAGTGGTAGTTGGCGCCCACCTTCACGCGCACGGGCCGCACATCCCAGACAAGGTTGCTGTTCATGTCCCACGCGCGGTAGCTGTAGCCGGGATAGGGACCGGGCTTTAGTTCTGCTTTGAAGGGGAAACTGCGCTCGTTGGCTGTGCCCTTGCTCCAGACGATGACGGTGTCAACCACAAATCCTTCGTTGAACGTGGCATAGCCACCGTTGTAGGTGCGCTCGCCGGCCACGAAGAAGCGCAGGTTGTCGTTGGTAAATGGCACCGGGCCGCTGGCCGTTGCCGTGTAGGTGTTGTAGCCCCACGACTGCGTGCCCAAGGTGCGGCCGTTGTTGCCCTTGAAGGCCTCGTCGGAGATGGCTTCGATGTTGAAGTGGTAGTCTTTCTGGCCAGTCTTGGTCGTAGACCATAGCACACCGGCGTTGGCAAAGCCGTACTCGGCATTGAACCCACCCGCCTGGAAGGTCACCTCCTCGATGGCGTTGTTAATCACCGAGCCGACGTTGGCACGACCGTCGATCAGGCGTTGGGTCATCACACCGTCGATGTAGGTCACCGTCTCTTCCCCACGGCTGCCACGCACATACTGGCCTTCGACCACCGCCGAAGAGAGCTGCATGGCTAC from candidate division KSB1 bacterium includes:
- a CDS encoding T9SS type A sorting domain-containing protein codes for the protein MKRATVAILVAALAVLLFGQSAAVAKSTATSRLSKSMIKDHCKYIDVNQIRASVMNNGTFTRHPITGNSDLEWPKGTGKYACYAAGIWIAGKVGGATRTACADYNVEYQPGLILPDGTPDNPADPKYRVYKVHKDYPNGYAPLDIDPWSAWPVDQGAPVNPDGSIKWYGDEQLYAVMNDMDVNMHNIAYHTLPIGIELHLLVFAFDRPGALGNVVFFQYTIVNKGADHLQQAYIGVWSDVDLGDANDDLIGYDLERGMAYVYNGDPIDATYGDRPPALGFDFFRGPMVPSPGDTVKLPDGSVYPNKKLLDATAFVKYYNPHPIYRDPRYSAEGAEELYNYLAGLKSDGSPWVDPTTGQVTTFLNTGDPVRGTGWLSTMEAPPQDIRILISSGPFTLAKGDTQVVVAGMMIGQGNNRLSSIEVLRFYDKFAQAAYDKGFEVPSPPRAPEVLVTPLDRKVLLTWGKEAENYTEFGYDFEGYNVYIGASAGGPWTRLATYDVANGVMSVLDEEYDPNTGFVLQLPSAYGADLGLSYSYTLERDYEGFRLANGRNYYVCVTAYGFGVKGVPKILESSKNVLTVTPHQPQPGTVVSHEDFEEVPVTHSKGNADPLTYEWWVQLVDPLRVTTADYKVTVNPDCTWTLYRNGQVVSGYEHVKPVEATKTIDKDISHSTLVGAPLDFYIAGRLDFTQPKDRKTWLAEVVTPTSHSTMLTSLTGPYQQGKSLSNKAIHGPFKKGTTDPRFMGNTIEIRFTGKVDSLGEVLSGGSLSTLLYGFGDPANFMLMHPKNPKRGVSRDPFTVRVPFEVWDVTRGVQVNSAFCDNAQKIADTLFVGTDSGFVATWSPRGKCTVFIFWTEYNDSVHNCGYTGQDKNATWMFVYNADVQWQTGDVVRLKFPPPVMPGEDEWTFSIKGVERNVVSDAKKRLDIINVYPNPYLAHNIEERTLHQEHVRFINLPEKCTIRIFNLAGDLIQTIEHDSPQPTHDWDLRNENFLPVASGLYIAHIEVPGVGSKVLKLAVVFGQQRLRNL
- a CDS encoding TonB-dependent receptor — its product is MRKKAFALAVVLLMIPVLIYAGTTGKVRGRVIDKDTKDPIPGVAIILEGTMMGAATDINGYYIILNVPVGTYSVRAQMMGYQTVVVSNKRVSADLTTECDFELSPTVLEGQVVTIVAERPIIEKHVTNTVKTIQAEDLQNIPIRGVTVAMQLSSAVVEGQYVRGSRGEETVTYIDGVMTQRLIDGRANVGSVINNAIEEVTFQAGGFNAEYGFANAGVLWSTTKTGQKDYHFNIEAISDEAFKGNNGRTLGTQSWGYNTYTATASGPVPFTNDNLRFFVAGERTYNGGYATFNEGFVVDTVIVWSKGTANERSFPFKAELKPGPYPGYSYRAWDMNSNLVWDVRPVRVKVGANYHWDREQGGATWGNIVNYKKNGVTISKNQRYYVNLTHQVNPRLFYTANFGYFKWFQEWGDPDLWDEYWKYADPQYNVGPDGNTVLRGWGLTYTLSLYGLLTLQPTGLVTSGYGKNEQVNYGPKFDLVWQFNNWNEMKTGFEYNYYTIRRYVNPAFAISKALHDREVDPSNTQTDYDIYRSNITYYGYDIWGNPTTKDTWYDATNDQGQIGKVNGHDAPKHPVRAAFYLQDKIELKDLILNAGVRVDYLTTGTLSYKDPRRLILNAWTLVDDASFGPERQYWKVSPRLGWSFPVTDRTVFHAQFGKFVQLPQMFDLYDSHGLVGRFLQGGNARTMPNPNLKPEQTTQYEVGLKQQMGDNASLMATVFYKDIRDYIQIRVTLPEPGLGYGAFYELRNIDFGTTTGVTFALNLRRTKRIAATLDYTYSKAMGTGSSSRDHFDIAWQDQNLRFPTIITPLAQNQDHVGNANIDFRLTKDDGPMLFGIRPLANVGANVLFTMHSGSRYTKIEPGPGGLFAQNAPRPLEALNSSVMPWYYRVDLKVDKTVEVARFKIRPYIWVYNLFNRKNVTGVYRQTGQPHDNGWFLTEDGKSWARIYGEKGLYYAKKALSGAGATNLATPRILRFGVMIDY